A single region of the Salipaludibacillus sp. LMS25 genome encodes:
- the pgeF gene encoding peptidoglycan editing factor PgeF, with protein sequence MTTEPFQLQSDALTMLQDWGNLSPHVLAGFTTKHGGTSSGPFTSNNLGLHVNDTELHVRENRRRLADSLQFPIETWACADQVHEDHIVKISRDLTGYGALNYNDSIKGTDGFYTTDKDILLTLCYADCVPIYYVAPEHHTIGIAHAGWKGSVKNIAGKMVQLWKLNESIPTANVHVAIGPSIGKCCYKVDDRVITEVDNILSSSDTFDSPYQKVSDGQYSLDLKKLNLLLLLNAGIDRANILVSQYCTSCEKNLFFSHRRDKGKTGRMLSFIGFKS encoded by the coding sequence ATGACAACAGAACCATTTCAACTTCAATCAGATGCATTAACGATGTTGCAAGACTGGGGTAACCTATCCCCTCATGTATTAGCTGGTTTTACGACAAAGCATGGTGGTACAAGTAGTGGACCTTTCACCTCAAACAATCTTGGTCTACACGTGAACGACACCGAACTTCATGTGAGAGAAAACCGGCGGCGGCTTGCTGACTCGCTTCAGTTTCCTATAGAAACCTGGGCATGTGCTGATCAAGTACACGAAGATCATATTGTCAAAATATCAAGAGACCTTACGGGGTATGGCGCCCTTAATTACAACGACAGTATTAAAGGCACCGACGGTTTTTACACGACAGATAAAGACATCCTTCTGACCCTTTGTTATGCAGATTGTGTCCCTATTTATTATGTAGCTCCCGAACATCATACAATAGGCATCGCCCATGCTGGTTGGAAAGGGTCGGTTAAAAACATAGCTGGAAAAATGGTGCAACTTTGGAAACTTAATGAATCTATCCCTACCGCTAATGTTCATGTCGCTATCGGGCCATCGATCGGCAAGTGTTGTTACAAAGTAGACGACAGAGTCATAACGGAAGTGGATAACATACTCTCTTCTAGTGATACTTTCGATTCACCTTATCAAAAAGTAAGTGATGGTCAATACAGTCTCGATTTAAAAAAATTAAATTTGTTATTACTACTTAATGCTGGCATTGATAGAGCTAACATTCTCGTCTCTCAATACTGCACGAGTTGTGAAAAAAATTTATTTTTCTCTCATCGCAGGGATAAAGGAAAAACTGGTAGAATGCTCAGCTTTATAGGTTTTAAGAGTTAA
- a CDS encoding aldo/keto reductase — protein MNYRRLGSTDLKVSELSFGTWAIGGSWGKTSDKEALEGLDKAIDHGVNFFDTADVYGDGHSEKLLAKATKGKKHDIYIASKFCRAGDIHDPLTYSESSVRHYLEKSLKRLNRECIDLYQIHCPPIKILQEGSVFHVLDKLQKEGKIRYYGVSVETVEEGLLCLEQQNVRALQVIFNIFRQKPAMDLFPKAIDKGVGILARVPLASGLLTGKFSEGHQFSEDDHRQFNKNGDQFNVGETFAGIPFDKGVKLSKDLMWITQKRESMATASLKWILEHHAVSAVIPGFKTADQVEKNLKAVYEKKFSQMEMSKLAEFYKRDVHDHIRGPY, from the coding sequence ATGAACTATCGCCGATTAGGAAGTACAGACTTAAAGGTTAGTGAATTAAGCTTCGGGACGTGGGCCATAGGTGGATCGTGGGGGAAGACGAGTGATAAAGAGGCGCTGGAAGGATTAGATAAAGCTATTGATCATGGTGTTAATTTTTTTGATACAGCCGACGTTTATGGGGATGGGCATAGTGAAAAATTATTGGCAAAAGCCACAAAAGGAAAAAAACATGATATCTATATTGCGAGCAAATTTTGTCGTGCAGGAGATATCCATGATCCTCTAACTTATTCGGAATCATCCGTCCGCCATTACTTAGAAAAGTCCCTTAAACGTCTTAATCGAGAGTGTATTGATTTATATCAGATTCATTGTCCGCCAATTAAGATTTTGCAAGAAGGCAGTGTGTTTCATGTCCTTGATAAGCTGCAGAAGGAAGGGAAAATCCGGTATTACGGTGTGAGCGTGGAAACGGTAGAAGAAGGATTGCTATGTTTAGAGCAGCAAAATGTCAGGGCGCTGCAAGTTATTTTTAATATATTTAGGCAAAAGCCGGCTATGGATTTATTCCCGAAAGCAATTGATAAAGGGGTAGGCATCTTGGCAAGAGTACCATTAGCTAGTGGGTTATTAACTGGGAAATTCTCTGAAGGACATCAATTTTCAGAGGACGACCATCGTCAATTCAATAAAAATGGTGATCAATTTAACGTAGGAGAAACATTTGCTGGAATTCCCTTTGATAAAGGGGTGAAACTAAGCAAAGATCTCATGTGGATCACTCAAAAGAGGGAGAGTATGGCAACAGCTTCCTTGAAATGGATATTAGAGCATCATGCCGTTTCCGCCGTCATTCCAGGTTTTAAAACAGCAGATCAAGTTGAAAAAAATTTAAAAGCTGTTTACGAAAAGAAGTTTTCCCAAATGGAGATGTCGAAGCTGGCAGAATTTTATAAACGCGATGTACATGATCATATACGTGGGCCTTATTAA
- a CDS encoding M3 family oligoendopeptidase yields the protein MATYYKEKIDFHNLKAIEARFTKLLNTPINSAHNLESWLIEQSTFLDEIEEGLTGHYIDFQCYSHSEEKKRQFEYDQQMIEPLVKKYNALLDEKFLASPYKEELNSSDYAQFIKCKQNAKALFREENISLEVDEDRLATNYFEYTSHLTVDWHGEEKTLSELSIYLENEERAVRKEAFSHIAEAFITIETPLQKIMDDLIQIRQKKAKNSGLDNYRDYMFKKYERFDYTPEDCKTLAEAVRKHVTPLKEKLQTAHKSELGVDLYRPWDTNGVAKGELPLKPFNTRGELVQRTTNIFSKMDSRFAELLTTMDERQMLDLTTRKGKSPGGFCTPLPVSKLSFIFMNASQTHDDMITLLHEMGHCIHNDLKKNLKLNKYRDTPMESSELASMSMELLTMDQWDEFYENKTDFLRAKKEQLKGIINFLPTGVVVDQFQHWLYENPSHSVAERNAKFFELQKYYNSSVVDWSGYETWAESAWLRILHIFEVPFYFIEYVIAQLGALQMYKQYRENPERAMKNYKKALKLGSSRSLPDVYAAAGITFDFSETMIKELMRFLEDELAAVTDLN from the coding sequence ATGGCTACCTATTATAAAGAAAAAATTGATTTTCATAACCTTAAGGCCATTGAAGCGAGGTTTACAAAACTACTTAATACACCTATTAATTCCGCACACAATTTAGAAAGCTGGTTAATCGAACAATCGACGTTTTTGGATGAAATAGAAGAAGGTTTAACAGGCCATTACATAGATTTCCAATGCTATAGTCATTCTGAAGAGAAGAAACGGCAGTTTGAATACGATCAGCAAATGATTGAGCCTCTCGTTAAAAAATACAACGCACTGTTGGATGAGAAATTTCTTGCTTCTCCCTATAAAGAGGAGTTAAATTCAAGTGATTATGCACAATTTATTAAATGTAAACAGAACGCTAAAGCGTTATTTAGAGAAGAAAATATTAGTCTTGAAGTGGATGAGGACCGATTAGCAACTAACTATTTCGAATATACAAGTCATTTAACAGTGGATTGGCATGGAGAAGAGAAAACATTGAGTGAGCTCTCTATTTATTTGGAAAATGAAGAAAGAGCCGTTCGAAAAGAAGCTTTCTCACACATTGCTGAAGCTTTTATAACAATCGAAACACCTTTACAAAAAATTATGGATGACCTCATTCAAATTAGACAAAAAAAAGCAAAAAATTCAGGTTTAGATAATTATCGCGACTATATGTTTAAGAAATATGAACGGTTTGACTACACGCCAGAAGATTGTAAAACATTAGCTGAGGCAGTACGTAAACATGTCACCCCTCTTAAAGAGAAGCTTCAAACAGCCCATAAAAGCGAATTAGGTGTTGACCTTTACCGGCCGTGGGATACGAATGGTGTCGCGAAAGGAGAGTTGCCATTAAAGCCCTTTAATACGAGAGGTGAGCTCGTTCAGAGAACCACTAACATCTTTTCTAAGATGGACAGCCGATTTGCTGAACTACTAACGACAATGGATGAACGCCAAATGCTTGATTTGACAACGCGAAAAGGAAAGTCACCTGGAGGATTTTGTACCCCGCTACCAGTTTCAAAGCTTTCTTTTATATTTATGAATGCATCACAAACACACGATGATATGATCACCCTTCTTCATGAAATGGGGCATTGTATTCATAATGATTTAAAAAAGAATTTAAAGCTGAACAAATACCGTGACACACCGATGGAATCCAGTGAATTAGCTAGTATGAGTATGGAACTGTTAACAATGGACCAGTGGGATGAGTTTTACGAGAATAAAACCGACTTCTTGCGGGCAAAAAAAGAGCAGTTAAAAGGAATTATTAATTTTCTTCCTACGGGCGTTGTCGTCGATCAATTCCAACATTGGCTCTATGAAAATCCATCGCATTCAGTCGCAGAAAGAAATGCTAAATTTTTTGAGCTACAAAAATATTATAACTCCTCTGTTGTTGATTGGAGTGGCTACGAGACATGGGCTGAAAGTGCTTGGCTGCGTATTCTTCACATTTTTGAAGTCCCCTTTTATTTTATTGAGTATGTGATTGCCCAGTTAGGTGCCCTCCAAATGTATAAGCAGTATCGAGAAAATCCCGAACGAGCAATGAAAAATTATAAAAAAGCTCTGAAGCTTGGTTCCTCCCGCTCTCTACCTGATGTTTATGCTGCTGCAGGGATTACCTTTGACTTTTCTGAAACGATGATTAAAGAATTAATGCGTTTTCTAGAGGACGAACTGGCAGCAGTCACTGACTTAAACTAA
- a CDS encoding ketopantoate reductase family protein, protein MKILVLGAGATGGYFGGRLLEKGEDVTFLVRERRHKQIKEEGLVIKSVHGNVTLKPRTLLPGSGDEPFDVVIMATKSYHLHEALQTVEPFVREYTTIIPLLNGIEHVDELTRYYSKNQVMGGLCFIESTLDERGHIIQSSSTHELTYGEWSGRRSRRTEELEAIFSGTKASFRLSDHIERDMWHKYLFITVLSGITSLMRSAIGPIRDTLEGRTYIQQLFEEVRLTMTEEGAPLANGIVEKQMGLIDRADFFMKSSMLRDIEKNHYIEADHIQGYLLLLAERLGIETPLLRLTYQHLKVYEKNLD, encoded by the coding sequence ATGAAAATATTAGTTTTAGGTGCTGGAGCAACTGGGGGGTATTTCGGTGGACGGCTTCTAGAAAAAGGGGAGGATGTGACGTTTCTTGTAAGAGAAAGGCGTCATAAACAGATAAAAGAAGAAGGATTAGTGATAAAAAGTGTCCATGGGAATGTGACGTTAAAGCCGCGGACACTTCTGCCAGGAAGTGGTGATGAACCATTTGATGTGGTTATTATGGCTACAAAATCATATCATCTTCATGAAGCTTTACAAACAGTGGAGCCGTTCGTTAGAGAATATACCACGATTATTCCATTACTTAACGGTATAGAGCATGTGGACGAGTTAACTAGGTATTATTCAAAAAATCAAGTGATGGGAGGGCTTTGTTTTATAGAGTCTACATTAGACGAAAGAGGTCATATAATTCAATCGAGCAGCACGCATGAATTAACTTACGGAGAGTGGTCAGGGAGAAGGTCTCGTCGAACAGAGGAACTAGAGGCGATTTTTTCTGGAACGAAAGCATCTTTTCGTTTAAGTGATCATATCGAACGAGATATGTGGCATAAATATTTGTTCATTACGGTGCTTTCGGGTATCACATCTTTAATGCGTTCTGCTATAGGGCCTATTCGAGATACACTTGAAGGAAGGACCTATATTCAGCAATTATTTGAAGAAGTGAGACTTACGATGACTGAGGAAGGGGCTCCGTTAGCTAACGGTATAGTAGAAAAACAAATGGGGTTGATTGATCGTGCTGACTTTTTTATGAAATCATCGATGCTGAGAGATATTGAAAAGAATCATTATATCGAGGCAGATCATATACAAGGTTATCTGTTGTTGTTAGCAGAGAGATTAGGGATTGAAACACCCCTTTTAAGGCTGACTTATCAGCATTTGAAAGTATATGAGAAGAATCTTGATTAA
- a CDS encoding peptidoglycan-binding protein has translation MKPNTKIRSFQRLGISAVAAGAIFFTGTEAQAADGEQELGEKLLYKGKSHEHVVELKELLEENELLEKPEGNDEWSSEFDANTEEAIKDYQEEYDLLVDGLAGVQTVGALLGLERGDENDLVLALQEDLAELGYYNSDQDGKFGPLTEEALIHFQQEEDVEDEEGIAGPHTYATLHDVTSRYNHNQDTNQSETVDTSPYSPDVSVEDEDNNEETPSNTETEGTLTMEATAYTAYCDGCSGITATGIDLRNNPDEKVIAVDPSVIPLGSIVEVEGYGRAIAGDVGGAITGQRIDLHVPSQEEAIAFGRQNVQVTIIETP, from the coding sequence ATGAAACCAAATACTAAAATCCGATCATTTCAACGATTGGGCATCTCAGCGGTGGCAGCCGGCGCCATTTTCTTTACGGGCACAGAGGCTCAAGCAGCTGATGGCGAGCAAGAATTAGGTGAAAAACTACTATATAAAGGAAAGTCCCACGAGCATGTCGTGGAACTGAAAGAGCTTCTAGAAGAAAACGAACTTCTTGAAAAACCTGAGGGCAATGATGAATGGAGTTCTGAATTTGATGCCAACACGGAGGAAGCTATTAAAGATTATCAAGAAGAATACGATTTGCTAGTTGACGGGCTAGCAGGTGTTCAAACAGTGGGAGCACTCCTCGGACTCGAACGAGGAGACGAAAATGACCTCGTTCTTGCCTTACAAGAAGACTTAGCTGAATTAGGTTATTATAATAGTGATCAGGACGGTAAGTTTGGCCCGCTTACAGAAGAAGCGCTCATTCACTTTCAACAAGAAGAGGATGTTGAAGATGAGGAAGGCATTGCAGGCCCACATACTTATGCAACTTTACATGACGTGACTAGCAGATACAATCATAATCAAGATACAAACCAATCCGAAACAGTTGACACATCACCTTATTCTCCTGATGTATCAGTTGAGGATGAAGACAATAATGAAGAAACACCATCTAACACAGAAACTGAAGGTACACTAACGATGGAAGCAACAGCATACACTGCTTACTGTGATGGTTGCTCAGGCATTACAGCAACAGGTATTGACTTAAGAAATAATCCTGATGAAAAAGTTATCGCGGTAGACCCTTCCGTTATACCTTTAGGATCAATTGTAGAAGTTGAAGGTTATGGCCGGGCTATTGCCGGTGATGTAGGTGGCGCTATCACAGGACAACGCATCGACTTACATGTCCCGTCTCAGGAAGAAGCAATCGCCTTTGGACGGCAAAATGTGCAAGTCACTATAATTGAAACTCCATAA
- a CDS encoding GNAT family N-acetyltransferase → MFTVLSQTTASPIGHISLGKLNLQHRSARIGKVLLAPEARGHGYTPVLLKKVLSYAFNTLQLHKVSLGVFDTNLRAKYIYEKFGFIQEGYFRDHVNVDNAYWGMYEMSILEHEWRALSLNHE, encoded by the coding sequence ATATTTACCGTCCTCTCTCAAACTACTGCTTCTCCTATCGGTCATATATCATTAGGAAAACTGAATCTACAGCATCGATCTGCCCGTATTGGAAAAGTATTGCTGGCTCCTGAAGCACGTGGGCATGGGTATACTCCTGTTTTATTAAAAAAAGTACTTTCATATGCCTTTAACACATTACAACTACATAAAGTCTCATTAGGCGTTTTTGATACAAACTTACGGGCAAAATATATTTACGAAAAGTTTGGGTTTATTCAAGAAGGCTATTTTCGTGATCACGTGAATGTGGATAATGCCTATTGGGGAATGTATGAGATGAGTATTCTTGAACATGAGTGGCGAGCATTGTCGTTAAATCATGAATAA
- the map gene encoding type I methionyl aminopeptidase: MIQRKSAREIELMKEAGKLVASIHRKLATLIEPGITTLELDAYVEKTLTQFEAKPAQKGYQGYKFATCASINDEICHGFPRKSPLKEGDVVTMDFVVDFNGGLADSAWTYTVGEVTEEIKQLNSVTEAALYKGIDVAVAGNRVGDIGAAIQAYVEPFGYGIVRDFAGHGIGPTIHEEPNIPHFGLPGKGKRLKEGMVITIEPMINVGGWQSKMDDNGWTARTRDGSLSSQYEHTLVITNGKPIITTDQTQEGLFDL, from the coding sequence ATGATTCAAAGAAAATCGGCACGAGAGATTGAATTGATGAAAGAGGCAGGGAAGCTAGTGGCAAGTATCCACCGTAAATTAGCAACGCTGATAGAACCAGGTATTACAACCCTTGAATTAGACGCATATGTAGAAAAAACCTTAACACAATTTGAAGCCAAACCGGCTCAAAAAGGCTATCAAGGCTATAAATTTGCTACGTGCGCCTCGATCAATGATGAGATATGCCATGGTTTTCCAAGAAAAAGTCCTCTGAAAGAAGGAGATGTGGTGACAATGGATTTTGTTGTCGATTTTAATGGGGGGCTCGCTGATTCTGCTTGGACTTATACGGTAGGAGAGGTGACGGAGGAAATTAAACAATTGAACAGTGTGACAGAGGCAGCTTTATACAAAGGGATTGACGTAGCGGTTGCCGGGAATAGAGTAGGCGATATTGGAGCAGCAATCCAAGCTTATGTAGAGCCTTTTGGTTACGGGATCGTTCGCGATTTTGCCGGACACGGTATCGGTCCAACGATTCATGAAGAGCCTAATATCCCACACTTTGGCTTGCCTGGGAAGGGAAAACGATTGAAGGAAGGGATGGTCATAACCATTGAACCTATGATTAATGTAGGTGGATGGCAGTCTAAAATGGATGATAATGGTTGGACTGCTCGTACACGCGACGGGTCATTGTCAAGTCAGTACGAGCATACCCTTGTTATTACTAATGGAAAACCAATTATTACAACTGATCAGACTCAAGAGGGTCTCTTTGACCTGTAG
- a CDS encoding STAS domain-containing protein gives MMRSTFMQKAGERLVEEKDVLVRVVREAFYQKHEEASQELSKVESEDYLAELLHRIGQTLVEMNETGEKVYIEEWAKRFGKLAVESGVSVDRAMLVLPILRKEIYDFIREDFKQMNMPLEDYFYVADVINPMFDQVLYSFTHTYVEYNEQTFKQAQEELMELSVPVVPLTKEVAILPIIGTIDTHRSKELLEKSLNRGRELELSYLIVDLSGVHVIDTAIAHNLFQLNDALKIIGVTAVISGLRPELVQTIVNLGISFKHMHVVRNLEQALQLTGLKIRENSQVLKI, from the coding sequence ATGATGCGGTCAACGTTTATGCAGAAAGCGGGAGAAAGACTAGTAGAAGAAAAAGATGTCCTTGTGAGAGTGGTAAGGGAGGCATTCTATCAAAAACACGAAGAAGCGAGCCAGGAATTATCTAAAGTGGAATCCGAAGATTATTTAGCTGAACTTTTACATAGAATTGGACAAACACTTGTAGAGATGAATGAAACGGGAGAGAAAGTCTATATTGAAGAGTGGGCAAAAAGATTTGGTAAACTAGCTGTGGAGTCAGGAGTGTCCGTTGATAGAGCGATGCTTGTCCTTCCAATCCTGCGTAAAGAAATATACGATTTTATTAGGGAAGATTTTAAACAAATGAACATGCCTTTGGAAGACTATTTTTATGTCGCAGATGTGATAAATCCGATGTTTGATCAAGTGTTGTACTCATTTACACACACGTACGTTGAATACAACGAACAAACATTTAAACAGGCCCAGGAAGAACTAATGGAGCTGTCGGTCCCGGTAGTACCGCTAACAAAAGAAGTAGCCATTTTGCCGATTATTGGAACGATCGATACTCATCGATCAAAAGAGTTATTGGAAAAATCATTAAATCGTGGTAGAGAATTAGAATTATCTTACTTAATTGTGGATCTTTCTGGTGTACATGTAATTGATACAGCAATCGCTCATAATTTATTTCAATTGAATGATGCTCTTAAGATTATTGGAGTGACTGCGGTTATTTCGGGACTTAGGCCTGAACTTGTACAAACAATTGTTAATCTAGGTATTTCATTTAAACATATGCATGTCGTGAGAAACCTCGAACAAGCCTTACAACTCACGGGACTTAAAATTAGAGAAAACAGCCAGGTATTAAAGATATAA
- a CDS encoding CAP domain-containing protein, producing MMKKIIPSLLALGLVCPLFASATEAQSFHRVESGETLWSISESYDVSLSELVEENDLFKQFTIQVGQELAIPSSSQHTSAHSAGEVVQGTDSSLSEFEQEVIRLTNEERESRDLEPLDIAEDVSEVARVKSEDMRDDNYFSHTSPTYGSPFDMLRSFDISYRSAGENIAAGQATPEQVVNSWMNSPGHRANILNSGYTHIGIGYAEGGSYRHYWTQMFISR from the coding sequence ATGATGAAAAAAATTATTCCATCATTGTTAGCTTTAGGTTTAGTATGCCCACTATTTGCTTCAGCGACTGAAGCACAATCGTTTCATCGTGTGGAGTCAGGGGAGACACTTTGGAGTATTTCAGAAAGCTATGATGTTTCTCTTTCTGAATTAGTAGAAGAAAATGACCTATTTAAACAGTTTACTATTCAGGTAGGACAGGAGCTCGCAATTCCTAGTAGTTCTCAACATACTAGCGCTCACTCAGCAGGGGAGGTAGTACAAGGTACTGATAGCAGCTTGTCTGAATTTGAACAAGAGGTTATACGCCTCACAAACGAAGAAAGAGAAAGCAGAGATCTAGAACCACTAGACATTGCAGAAGATGTTTCAGAGGTTGCTAGAGTTAAATCTGAGGATATGAGAGATGACAATTATTTTTCACATACGAGTCCAACTTACGGAAGTCCTTTTGATATGCTAAGAAGCTTTGATATTTCTTACAGAAGTGCTGGAGAGAATATTGCAGCTGGACAAGCTACACCAGAGCAAGTAGTGAATTCTTGGATGAATTCACCGGGGCACCGAGCAAATATTCTTAATAGTGGTTACACTCACATCGGCATCGGTTATGCTGAAGGCGGCTCTTATCGTCACTACTGGACACAAATGTTTATTAGTCGATAA
- the splB gene encoding spore photoproduct lyase codes for MIKPFVPQLVYIEPRALEYPLGMELKRKFTDMGIEIRTTTSHNQVRNIPGKNHLQTYRNAKSTLVIGVRKTLKFDTSKPSAEYAIPLATGCMGHCQYCYLQTTMGSKPYIRTYVNTDEIFEAADAYMNERAPEETRFEAACTSDIVGIDHLTHSLKHAIEFFAKTKHGKLRFVTKFHHVDHLLDANHQGKTRFRFSINADYVIKHFEQGTSPLDERINAAVKVAKAGYPLGFIIAPIYLHEGWKEGYFTMFEKLDRQLPDDIRDNMTFELIQHRFTKPAKRVIQKNYPMTKLELDEEKRKYKWGKYGIGKYVYQQEEQDDIKKTLHEYQERFFPEAHVDYFT; via the coding sequence ATGATAAAGCCTTTCGTTCCTCAGTTAGTCTATATTGAACCGCGAGCATTGGAGTATCCTTTAGGAATGGAATTAAAACGAAAATTTACTGATATGGGCATTGAAATTCGTACAACGACTTCACATAACCAAGTCCGTAATATTCCAGGAAAAAATCACTTACAAACATACCGGAATGCAAAATCTACGCTTGTGATCGGTGTACGAAAAACCTTAAAATTTGATACTTCAAAACCGTCAGCAGAATATGCTATTCCTCTTGCCACCGGCTGTATGGGACATTGCCAATATTGTTATTTACAAACAACAATGGGGAGCAAGCCATATATTCGTACCTATGTGAACACAGACGAAATTTTTGAGGCGGCTGACGCTTATATGAACGAGCGTGCCCCTGAGGAAACGAGGTTTGAAGCAGCATGTACATCAGATATTGTCGGTATTGATCACTTAACCCACTCATTGAAACACGCTATCGAGTTCTTCGCAAAAACAAAGCACGGAAAACTAAGGTTTGTCACAAAATTTCATCATGTAGATCATTTATTAGACGCTAACCATCAAGGAAAAACCCGTTTTCGGTTTAGTATCAATGCTGACTATGTCATTAAACATTTTGAACAAGGCACTTCCCCTTTAGACGAACGTATTAATGCCGCTGTTAAAGTAGCTAAAGCTGGCTATCCATTAGGTTTCATCATAGCTCCGATCTATTTGCACGAAGGGTGGAAAGAAGGTTATTTCACTATGTTCGAAAAATTAGATCGCCAATTACCTGATGACATTCGTGACAACATGACGTTTGAACTAATCCAACACCGTTTCACGAAACCAGCTAAACGTGTGATTCAAAAAAATTATCCAATGACTAAACTTGAGCTAGATGAAGAAAAACGTAAATACAAATGGGGCAAATATGGGATCGGTAAGTATGTCTATCAACAAGAAGAGCAAGACGATATAAAGAAGACACTCCATGAGTATCAAGAGCGATTTTTCCCAGAGGCTCACGTCGATTATTTTACGTAA
- a CDS encoding transcriptional regulator SplA domain-containing protein has protein sequence MNISELHSGDNVFVIQRNPHTQSVAHIQEAHVVDNPYSPGQLALFFREEYYPLSDEFALYTSYEEAEQAYDAFFNSDYSHSNEDPIQEVYE, from the coding sequence ATGAACATCAGTGAGTTACATTCTGGTGACAACGTGTTTGTCATTCAGCGAAACCCCCATACACAATCTGTCGCGCATATTCAAGAAGCACACGTTGTAGATAATCCGTATTCTCCTGGGCAGTTAGCTCTTTTTTTTCGCGAAGAATATTATCCATTATCAGATGAGTTTGCTCTGTATACAAGTTATGAAGAAGCAGAACAAGCCTATGATGCCTTTTTCAACTCTGATTATTCACATAGTAATGAGGATCCGATTCAGGAGGTCTACGAATAA
- a CDS encoding phasin family protein — protein MNNLLKTGFLLGLGAAVSSKEKVEKYIDQLLEKGKVTPQEADDLYQSLLKKGEETEEQWSNRTKDKMRSVMEDLNMVSRDDFESLRHQVNDLERKLAALEIQKNTEDEV, from the coding sequence ATGAATAATTTACTTAAAACAGGATTTCTCTTAGGTTTAGGTGCAGCTGTGTCAAGTAAGGAAAAAGTAGAAAAGTATATTGATCAACTTCTCGAAAAAGGAAAAGTAACACCACAAGAAGCCGATGACTTATACCAGTCTCTATTAAAAAAAGGAGAAGAAACAGAAGAGCAATGGAGTAACAGAACGAAAGATAAAATGCGCTCAGTGATGGAAGACTTAAATATGGTGTCCCGGGATGATTTTGAAAGCTTGCGTCATCAAGTTAATGACTTAGAACGAAAGCTAGCTGCTTTAGAAATCCAAAAGAATACTGAAGATGAAGTTTAG